The Sinomicrobium kalidii region GACAAAAGGGTTTCGGGGATGAAGCACAAGGCTTAGTCCGCAGGCGAAGAAATCGGCCCCTTCCACACCGAAATAGTTCTGCATGGTCTCCGGGAGTTTCCCGAAAACCCGCGAAATATTCACTCCGCCCTTTTCAAAAACATCACCGTTTTCTATGACGCGTGTACGTCCGCCTCCGCCGCCGGGACGATCCCAGAGGTCTTCACGGAACTTTGCCTTGCCGTCTGCCTGTTCCAGTTGTGAGGTTATGGTGTCCTGCAATTCCTGTATGTAATGGAAAAATTTTTGTTTCATGCTTCATGTGTTTTGACAAAAGACCTGCTTATTTTTCGCAGGTGTTATATCACTAATGTGTTGATTTCTCGATCACGCCTGAGATGACCGCAACGGGACCACCGGGTTGAACAAAGCCGGAAACTTTTCACTCCGGGGCATCCTCTATATGGACCAATTTTCCAGAATGCATCCGGATGTCAGACACGTCGGTTATCTTTTTGCTTGAGGTCATGGTTTCTTTTAACTCCTTGATGATTACGGCATCCGTAAACTCCGCTCCGGTATCAAGCCGTTTGGCGAACAATTCCCTTCCCACGGCATTGTTGTGGAGGTCCATATGCCTTGCAAGTTCGTGATTTGGTGCAAATTTTTCGTGCCAGTCCGTAATTTGTTTGGCCCAGGCGAGGGACTTTTCCGGATTTTTGTTCCATTTCATGGCTTCCCTGGCAAGGAAGACATTCCAGAGGGCATGGCGAAAAGCATTGGCCCTGCCGTTGCCCTTGTGTTTTTCCGGATACAGTTTACGGCATATGTCCAGGCACTTTCCGGTGCCCTTTGCCGTAGGGATCAGCATAAGCGGGTGTCTGGCAAATAAGGCCAGGAGGCTTGTTATTTGCCGGAATTTCAGGTGTTTTATTAATTTCCATAACGACATTATCCTTGTTTTTTGAAACGGTAGAGGTTCGTTATGTGATTTTCACTTCCAGACGGGCAGGCATCTTTTGAGTTTATTATTCCCTGTATTCCTTGACTGCATCAATAAATGCCCTGGCGTGATCTACCGGAATATTGGGCAATATGCCGTGCCCCAGGTTGGCGATGTAGCTGTCTTTTCCGAATTCGGAGATCATCTGGTGTACCATTTTTCTGATGGTAGCCGGGGGAGACAGTAATCGCGAAGGGTCGAAATTTCCCTGAAGGGTGATTTTCCCGCCGCTCAGGTAGCGTGCATTCCTTGCGGAACAGGTCCAGTCTACTCCCAGTGCACTTGCCTTGCTCCGGGCCATATCGTTCAGGGCAAACCAGCAGCCTTTTCCGAATACGATGACTTTGGTATACGGGGCGAGGGCTTCGACGATCTGGTTGATGTATTTCCAGGAAAATTCCTGGTAATCGACGGGCGACAGCATACCTCCCCAGCTATCGAAAATCTGGACGGCATCGCAGCCGGCCTTTACTTTTTCGAGGAGGTAGGCTATGGTGGTATCGGTGATCTTTTGCAACAGGGTGTGGGCAGCTTCCGGTTGCGAAAAACAAAAGCCCTTGGCCATATCGAATGTTTTGGAGCCTTTTCCCTCCACTGCATAACAGAAAATGGTCCAGGGCGAACCGGCAAACCCGATAAGCGGCACTTCGTCGTTGAGTTCCTGTTTGGTGAGTTTTATGGCATCCATTACATAACCCAGGGTCTCATGAATGTCCGGTACCCTTGCTTTTTC contains the following coding sequences:
- a CDS encoding DUF6973 domain-containing protein gives rise to the protein MSLWKLIKHLKFRQITSLLALFARHPLMLIPTAKGTGKCLDICRKLYPEKHKGNGRANAFRHALWNVFLAREAMKWNKNPEKSLAWAKQITDWHEKFAPNHELARHMDLHNNAVGRELFAKRLDTGAEFTDAVIIKELKETMTSSKKITDVSDIRMHSGKLVHIEDAPE
- the hemE gene encoding uroporphyrinogen decarboxylase; translated protein: MIKNDLFLRALNGETVERPPVWMMRQAGRYLPEFRALRDKYDFFTRCRTPELAAEITIQPIRIVKPDAAILFSDILVIPQAMGIEVEMKENIGPWLPNPVRTPADVEKARVPDIHETLGYVMDAIKLTKQELNDEVPLIGFAGSPWTIFCYAVEGKGSKTFDMAKGFCFSQPEAAHTLLQKITDTTIAYLLEKVKAGCDAVQIFDSWGGMLSPVDYQEFSWKYINQIVEALAPYTKVIVFGKGCWFALNDMARSKASALGVDWTCSARNARYLSGGKITLQGNFDPSRLLSPPATIRKMVHQMISEFGKDSYIANLGHGILPNIPVDHARAFIDAVKEYRE